GAGCTGGCAAGTGGGTGGTAATTGTGTCCATCTACCTGTTTGCCATCGTGTTCAACGGCACTTGGGCAATTGGCTTCCGAATCTTTTTGATTGAGAGCTTGCCTAGAAAGACCAGGAGCAGCGCATCCAGCCTTGCTCAGAGTGCCAATTGGGTATGTAATTGAAGTTATTTGGTGAAGTAGATGAAGCTAACATATGCAGTTCTCGAATTATGTCGTCGCGCTCATCACGCCGGTGCTCATTTCAAAGACAACATACGGAGCCTACTACCTCTTTGCgttttcttccctcttcacCACGATCATTGTGGCATTGCGCATGTTTGAAACGAGAGGACACAGCTTGGAAGAGATTGAGCAGCGATATACGCAAAACAGAAGCATCTCGACTGGTGTGTCTATACCAATGCTGAGGATAAGACGAGTCCAAGCTGCGCAGTAAGGGAGATTGGTGGTGACGGGAGCTGTGTCCCATCCATTGAGAGTCGAATTCTGTAGTTGGCGACGAAACACGTCGTGTGTAGGTAGAAAAACCAGTAATTGAGAAACGAATAAATGAATCAACATATAGAACATAATGAGAGCTGTAAAATGACATCTTGATTGATTTGAGGGATGATGCCTGAGAGCTGTCATGTGATGTAGCACGTGCAGAGTCTCTTCTACTTGCAATCGCGCCATGTTTGGCGTGCAAACAGCAGTACAGAGGACCTGGCGCGCAAGGCTCCACCCGCTGCAGTCTGGGCATTTTAGACGTGGAGCTGCTTTTTTCCGAACAtctcaacaccaccaacccATTCGCAACTCTCAAGCTTCCCACGAGGCATCAgagcagcgacgacgaggctgaggagcaCCAGCTTTGTCAAACACACACAATCAATTTTTTGAACAAACAGAGGAGCTACTCCCTGtagcatctcatcttcagcatGGCGTCCAACAAGCTTGGCAAGATGGTCagtccctctccctcccagCCATCTCTTGGAGCGTTACATGTTGACATGGTTAGACTAACGAGACGTGAATACAGGCCGGATACGTACGCAGATGCTCCCCCTCCTCGATTGCCCATCGATCCTTGACGTGAACCAGGCACTGACGTCTTCTCCCAGATCAACTACCGGATGCGTGTGACGCTGCAGGACTCGCGCCAGCTGGTTGGCCAGATGCTCGCCTACGACCGACACATGaacctcgtcctcgccgacACGGAGGAATTCCGCCGCATCAAGCGCAAGCAGACCAAGGCGGCGGCTCCCGGCGGCTCATCGGCCGGCCAGACCGTGGTCcaggaggagaagcgaaCGCTGGGCCTGGTGATTGTTCGTGGCGCTCACATCATCTCTCTGACTGTCGAGTCACCGCCTCCCGCCGATCCTAGCGCTCGACTTGGCAAGACCACCACCGGCGGAATTGCCTCGACTCTTCAGGCTGGTCCTGGCGTTGCTCGACCTGCCGGACGTGGTGCTGCCGCCCCGATTTCTCTCGCCGGCCCggctgctggtgttggtggaGCTGCTCCCCCTCCGGGATTCCCTTCTTTCCCTGGCGCTCCCGGCGCTCCTGGTGCTCCTGGATTCGGTGGACGAGGTGCTCGTAAGTTATACCATCCTCTCTATATTGTCCCAGGCTGCATTGGTACTAATCACTGCGATTTTAGCTCCCCCCTGGCTTCCCTGGCCAGTTCCCTCCTCCTGCTGGTTTCCCCGGTGCTCCTGGCTTCCCTGGCGCCCCAGGCTTCCCTCCTGGAggccctcctcctcccggATTCAACCCCCCTCCTCGACGAtaaagaagctgaaaaagCTAGCTCTAATTTCTGCGATACCCACGCAAAAGCAAATCTGGTCCAATATGATATCACGGGATATAAAAGGGAGGGGAGAAAGATATCTGCGGCTTTTAGAGAAATGGGAGATTTGGAATATTTTTCGCTCGGAAACCACTGTTATGATCAAGGGTGGCGTTTGGTGATGCTCAAAATGACATCGGGCTTGTAATCTAGCATCGGCCAGGTACATTAAGCTATGAATCGGAATTTTTCTTCGGCATATGACGTTTATTAGTGTATGTTGATGTTTTCATGCTAGAAAATCGTCTCTCGTTTGAATATCTACTTGGACATTGATCTAGAAAGGATCTCGCAAGGCTTTTTGCAAGTTGGAGAGCATCGAGGCCTGCCATACAAAGCTGCACAAAATCGGTTTCTACTAGGTACCAACTGCACCTGCTCAGAATTTAAATAAGCCGTCAACTAGACCTAGTCCCATGATCCAGTGATTAAAtcgtatatatatgtgtgtgttATTTTTATAGATATCCACTGATATATCATCCATGACTAGTATACATTTATTGTCGAGTACATCTCTCCATCACCTCCTCGTCTCAGTCCACAAACTACATCTATAAGCCCATTGTCATAGAAATTGCGTAAACCTTTCTGTTTCCCAGGTCCCCTTACAACTCCTTCTCACCCAGCGCTGGCCCCCCCCTTGGCAAACCCATTAATGACAATCCGGCTCACCAGATCACTCTGGTGCTGCTCAATCATCTCCCGCAGCACACTCctctccatcaccaccttGCCCGTCTCCAGCAAATCCTTGACATCCACATCTTCCACGTCGAGCGCTCGTCCCTCCCACGGCACCTGCTCCATGGCCTCGTACAGCCTGTCCCTCCTATCGCCAGTAACAAACAGTGTGCGGCCGTCGTCGCGACCAAGCCCCAGCGTGTTGAGCATGCCAGACATGTACTTCTTCAGATATGCCTCCCTCAGCCCGTCCTTTAAGTACTTGTCCGCCACGATTTCGAAATCCTCCGGCATCGACAGCTCCATGCCGTCCTCGCAGATGATCAGCTCGCCCCGTCTATACCGGTAGCTCAGCGCCGTGCGCCACGCCTTGTCGTAGACTTTACGGTTCAACCTGGTTCCGAAGTCGCGAGGATGAGGACCGTGCGATTTTCCTCCGCCGCGAAGCAGCGGGCTCTGTCTGGTGCCCTGGCGAGCTCGGCCGGTTCCCTTCTGTGGCCGCATCTTGCGGTGCGAGCCGTGCACGTCCCAGCGGGTTTTGGAGGATGCGGTGCCCTGGCGGGTGTTGTCGCCTTCGTAGACGACGGcgaggtggaggaggtcgCGGCGGAGGGGGAGGTAGAGATGCTGGACGGACCACTGCTCGAGGGACTGCGGTTCGAGAGATGGGAAGCTGTGGATGGTGACGGGGACGGTTGAGACTGATGGAGGGGTTAGCGGGAGCTTTTTGCCATAGATGAGGTCGTCATACTCGGGTTCCAGGACTGCATCAGGGACTGCGCATTGGAAGCTGATCTCGTGATGTCTTTTGCCGGCGCCTCTGTAGCCATTGACCGCGCAAACTGTCTGCTGAagcccgtcgtcgtcgccaacTGTTCACAAGTCAGTCAAATCATGCCATCGCAAAAATCTCAACGCAGAAAAGACATACCCTGGGCGCAGATATCCTCAGCGCACCCAGCGCCTCGCTGAGACACCCAATTCCCTTTCCAGCCATGTTTGAAGACGAAAAATCTCCAACTGTTCAGCTCTTCAAACCgtgctgatgctgttctCGGTAGCGAAAGCGAAAATCAATCCATTCAACGGTGGTGCAAGCAAAAGCGCAGCGGCGTTTTCCGCCTCCGGCCGCCGAAAATTTTAGCGGGGCTAAATCGCAACTTTGCACCACCAACCCTCAGTCCCAAGATATCGAGATCTTGTATTACATGCAAAACTTGTTATTTCATATAACAGCAACACACACAGCGTCGACCATGTCGCGGTGCCAGGCTGTAGCGAGGCCATTGGCACGGCAATTGCGCCCACAATGCGCAATCAGGCCCTTCACAACGGGTGCTGCCcgcgcctctgctgctgctgaaacctcttcggcggcagcagcacagcccaGCCCTCTGGACCTCGATCCCAACAGCGTCCTGCCGGAATTCGAAAGCGACCTCATCAAGGCGGGCAAAATGCCCATCGGGTCCCGGAGACGAAGAGTCGCCATGCgcaccaccgccagcctcCCCTTTGAGCAGCTGCCGTACCAGGCCTTTCAGGAAGCGCGAGCCATTCTCGCGGCGGACCGACAGGAGAAGGTAGCCAAGATccaggaggagctggagaagatttcgctgctggagaagaaggacgcgGCGCTGGTCAAGGGCGGACAGGCAATGAAGGATACGAAGCTGGCTAGTTTGAGGCGCTatgtcgagcagctcaagatcCAGGCGGATATCAACGACCCGCTGGTCAAGAAGCGCTTTGAAGATGGACTAGGTAAGAAAAAACACAAGACTcatatatttataaaaagtaagaaaaagaCACTAACTGTATACCAGGAGACATGGACAAGCCCATCTACCGGCACTACGCCGAGCGCAAATGGCGCTCCTACGACTACCGCCTCATCACGCAGCGCATCAAGCAGTTCAACATTGTCCCCGACGTCCTCCCCAAGCTCGACCCCGTGGCCGACGTCCAGCTCTACTTCCGCCAATCCAAGATCCCGCCCGGCGAGATTGTCGACTCCCTCGTCAGCGAGAACCCGCCGCGGCTGCGCGTCCAAGTCTTCGACAAGGGCCCGCGGCTCGTCTCCCTCGTCGTGCTCGACTCGGACGTGCCCGACGTCGAAAAGGACGCCTTCTCCAAGCGCTGCCACTTCCTCGCGGCAAACATCTCGCTCAGCCCCAGCGACACGTCTCTGCCGCTGAGCAGGATCCGCGCCGCCGACCAGCTCGCCGTGCCGTGGCTGCCGCCCACTGCACAAAAGGGCAGCCCTTACCACCGCCTGAGCATCTACCTCCTCGAGCAAAAGCCCGACACCAAGCTCGACGTTGCACAGCTCAAGGAGCTCTACGCCTCGCGCGACGGCTTCTCGCTAAAGTCGTTCCGCGACAAGTTCAGCCTCACGCCCGTGGGCTTCAACATGTTCCGCAGCGTCTGGGACGACAACACCGCCGGCGTCATGGCGCGCCACGGCGTGGCCGGCGCAGACGTCGAGTTCAGGCCGACGCGCGTGCACAGCTTGAAGCCGCCCGTCAAGCCGCGCGGCTGGGAGGCCAAGAGACAGGGCCCTGCGTATAGGCATTTGTGGAAGTACACGAAGCGCATCAAGGGATTGTCCAATGCCCGGGGATGGACCAAGAGGAGGTGAAATTGGTCATGGAGATGGGAAGAGCAAAATAGAAGTTCATGACATCTGTACGATATTCTTGTTATgtgtataaaaaaaagggagtGGCTGTAGATGGGCTAGTGAAGGTACCGCATGTACTTGCAAGAGggaataaaataaaacaaaaatatTACATCTCAATAATCAAAATAAGTAAAGTTGAGTAAAAATCGTTCTCACAGGTACAAAGACTCGGGACGGTAAATTGCGTAATGGCAGAGTTGGATCTGCCTCTCAAGGTATATTAAATTTCATCTATCAGCTCTTGTTTGTACTTTCAGAGTCAAAACTGTCTATACTATCAAAATCAAAACTATTAATACTCAAGAGTCAAAGCTGTCTGTATTTTCAGAATCAAAACGGTCTATATTTTCAAAATCAAAACTATTAATACTCAGAGTCAAAGCTGTCTGTAATTTCAGAGTCAAAGCCAAGACACAGGTTTGCATTTCTTTGttgttaattttttttccccttcttttaatatttgTATGTGCGGCCATCCATCATATACTAGGTCAACCACCTCCTTTCCATTGCAAGTAGGTACATGCGCAAACGCCTAGCTCATTCTTTCCCAATCCTCCGTGATGATATTTTGtacccatcgccatcctttCCATTACTCCCAGCCCTCTTACTCCTTACGAGGGgcaaaataaataaaataaaaaaaatcaaataaAAAGCACTACGGTACAGCCGTGAGATGCTGATTTTCCTCGTCGGAAAATGCCATCCTGTCCCGTTCGATCCGCCACAGAAATCCATTGACGCTAAACTAGCTCCTGGCCGCAAAGATCTCCTATCCCATGTCCTGattttcttgtcttgttgTATCAtgtcttgtcttttcatTTCCCTTCACACAAAGTCACCGGTCAGTAGCTCGTCAGGCATGTAGTCGAGATTGATATCCCCTTCAGGCCTCGGTAGCGGCGGCTCCTGATGGGACCGGTGAGACTCTGCCGGCGAGGGCAGCGTGCTGGATCCAGATGCGGCTGCATAGTAGATGATGGTCAGCACAAGGGTTTGGGCATTACGAATATCTACCCCCATATCGTAGGTTAAGCTCACCATTCCCCAGCATGGATGGACGCCGCTCCGGAGGCGGGCCCATGCATCTCTCAACATACTTGAGCGCTTCCTTTTCGATCCAGAAGTTGATGTTGGGGTCTTGGCACTTGGCATGGGCCATGAGCTCGTTCTTGATGGCTGTGACTTCTTCGACAAGGCTCGAATACTCGGCGCGCAGTTCGGCGTGGCGCAACTGCATCGAGTCTTTCTTCACCTCGAGATCAACCACccattccttcttcttctggcggCACTTGGATGCGGCAATGCGATTGCGCTCCAGGTTCTTGGTGCGCTGGGCCAcatcttccttttttgcCGTGGAGCCTCGCCGCGCGGGCTTTCGTTTCGGCGGCGAGGGCTGTCGTTGGCGCTGCTGTCGCGGGCGCTGCTGTTGGGGTTCTTGAGGCTCCAGCTTGACGGTGATGGttgtcttttgcttcttggcgCGAGGTTGAGCTGCTGAGCCCGAAGCATCCGGGTTCTGGGAAGAGGCCTTTCTCGTCCTTGTTACCATGGGAGACGTATTAGCTGGTGGCtggggagctgctgctggcgtcgtcgttgttgatgatgatgatgaggccgATGCCAAAGCCGAGCTTGGGATTGCCTTGCTCGGCTTGCCGTTGTTGCTTCTGGCATTGCTGATGTTGTGACTGCTGGGGCCGTGGCTGCTGTTTTTGGCGACGGCCGTGTTGTTGTGAGCGACCGTCTCACGAGGGGCGATGGTTGCTGCGTCGAGGCTGCCGATGCTGTCTCGGGGGTCGACAAAGTACTCGTGGCAGCTCAGCGGCGAGGACCCGGACAATTGCTCTGGCGACGGGAACGACGAGTTCGGCGACGAAGTATATGGCGTCGCCGTCAGTCCGGGATCGACGAGGTTGTCGATGGGATCGTCCCTGTAGAGGTCGAAGGAGTACGGGAAGATGGGACCTGGGAGGTTGTTGTGGATGCCCAGGCCGAACTCGCCAAAGAGAGGACTGTCGCACATAATCGCCGGCTCgctttctttctgtttcctATCTTGCGTTGATGTTTATTTTGGGCTTCTAATCCATATATTTTGCgtgtttttttgtgtgttttttctGGTGGCAGCTGCTGTGACAAGTTGAAGAGCCAGCAGGTGTTGATCAATTGGCGTCTGCGTCGATCCAGAGAGCCGGGGGGCGTTGACAGCTGCTGGTGAGGGGGGGGTCGCTGGAGCTCAGAAGCCGTGGCGGGGCCGTAGCGTAGCACGGGAACCCAGCAAGGGCCTGATCGAGGATCTGGAGAGGGGAAGCTCAGCAGGTGGAGCTTGGCCGGCACAGGCGATGCAGCAGCCGGTCGGGGTGGACGCAGCAAAGTCGTGGGTTCGGACGCTTGCGGCCTGAGAGCTGGGCGAGGAGCGAGATGGCACCGGCGGCAACGTCGACTGTTCCAATgattgaagaggagggaggacGGATGCGGCAGAGGTGCGCGGGCGAGCAGTAAAAAGCATCGGGGCCGGCACGGTGGGATTCACAGCGAGCTCTGGCTTGGGTGCCAAAAGCATCGAGTGTACCGCCAAGTACTGCTAGGCCCAACCCGAGGTAGTGCGCGGGCTGGTATGTGGCAAGCAGTAGCggagcagcagtggcagcagtagcagcagtagctgtaCGAAGTAATAATATTGGACGATACTAATAGTGGCAGCAGTGGCTCTAGTAGTGCAGTAATGAGAATAGCGGTAGTAAtagcggtggtggtggcagcatcGATGTTTGATGTCTGATTAGGTATTGTATTGTTAGGCTCTTCCGTCTTCTCCGTGATTCAGCGAGGCAGAAACAACGAGCTCGATGGACTCACCATGACAAGACGGCAGGTCAAGTATCAGCTCCGGACCAAGGAGGCTGCAAGGGAAGAAGCAGGCAAGAGCTGCAACTCGGCTCGAGGCTTAATCGGGTGGTATTATCACCAGTGGTTTCCGCGAGATAACCACTTTCCAAGCTGCACCAATCATGATAGCTCGGCACCGGCGTAGCTAGCTGTCCCAGTCGGGATGTGGaatggctgcagctccagtCAGGATGCGGAATAGCATCAATTCATCAACAGCATTGGAATTGGCAAGGGTTTATATAGTAGGCAACGAATCAAAAGACGCAGTCACAGCAAGCGCCACAAGTGTATCTGGACCGAGATATGGACATACATGGCTTATAACCGTGGACCGGAGGCAAGTGTTGGCGCCTCTTTGAACCAAATTCACACACATTATACACGGAAAGAAAgcgtaattttttttatcaagACGAGGCGCCATTAAGACAAACGATAAATGTTCTCTTGTGCTGGAAGGGTATTGGTTGTATTGGTTCACGGCATCAAAGCCTCTCACCAATAGGCTTCAAGATGCAAAGAATATTCCAAGGCCGCCTAGCCTAAGCCCCTGCTAAGCACTgcttgcttgtgcttgtgtTACTACCACCTGTGAGTCTGTCGGTACCCGTTGTATGTGCCAAGCATCCAATCTGTACCTCTTAACAACTTACACCTTACACGGCATGCTTACTATACTCAAGCACGCCAGCGTTTTATATGTGAGGCAGCACCGCATCACGGGCCGTGCCAAGCAGACAAGCAAGGAGTTGACCgtttcaacagcagcagtagctgtaACATGGCTTGAAGATTTATGCGCTCGTGGCCGTGTTCGAACGCGCGTCGCTACCTCCAAGCCAACTGAGGTATTCACCTCACCCTACTATCTCACGCCATTAGAAGCCAACGCCGTTGTGGCAAAGACACCTAGGTCGCAATTcccagatgaagaaggcacCTGGTGGAATTCAAACAAGTTTCACATCTTCTAATCGATAGTCGTCCCGATTCCCGCCTAATCTGACTCACCCATCTTCAACGACGCATTCCCAGAGCTTGAACCTTATTCTGCCTTGCTGGGACGCTGTGGCGATCCCTCCCCTTCTGGTGACTTGATTTTAGTGCGATCGCGATCCGAGCTCCGATCCAATTTTCCCTACTAGACCGGGTATCAGAATCTGGCCCCCACAGGTACCATCCTTGTACAGCTGGCATCGAGTCGCATTGATCCAACGGCTTCAGTCCCAGGTTGCTGCCTGGTTGCAATGCGcagtgcatgcatgcatgccgCTACAGCTGCACGCCCTACAGCTCGAGTGCCCCGTTCTGCTCAACTCTCGTCCCACTGCAGGCCGCGGTGCGTCTTATAGAATGCTCGCAGGTACTTGGGACGGACTTGGCCTGTACTCGGCCTGTACTTGGAGGCCGCCCCAGCGCTGGCTTGGACCGCAGCAGTGAAGCGCCGTAGGGCCGTCTTAGCGCTCATGCCGCCTGGAGAGGTGCTGAGATGAGCCGACCAAAACCATCCGTCTTCAAACGTTCTATCCTCTCCTCTATTATTGTCTCTCCATCCACCCGGCCATGACTCTCCACTTTCCGCACTCCTCGCTTCCAAACAACTTGGGGCATAGTCTCTCTCGATCCACTGTCAAAGTTTGCTTCTAACTAAAACTGGTCTCGGCCGTCCGCTTATTTCTCCCGAGCTGCTTGGCTGGCTTGGCTGGCATGGCTGTTGCGCAGATGGATTCTAGACGGTTGCGCCTccagccatcttcttcccgccTCTGCGCAGCCACCCAGCCTTTTCTGCGCGAATATCCAGAGACCGAGCTTTGGGCAGCGACACAATCACAGTTGAGCCGAATAGGACGGGACTGGGCTGCACCGGGCTGCACCGGGCCATCGCAAAAGGCAAAGTGCATGATAACAAGGCCGTTTGCTTCAGGACCCAAAacctgcagctgcagctcgagcTAAGAGAAATAGTGCCTCTTACTGGAGCAACAGACGAACAGCCTAAGCAAATACAGGGTCCTCCTGTCAATGGCCCCAGCAGCTTTCCGGCGAGATCCAGGCCCGTCCGTCAGGCAACAATTCAATATCCGGGCATCTCTCCATGCAGCTCCGGGCAGACAGGACCCCTGGCCGAGCAAAGTCCACCCGTGCTTGCCATGCACTGGTTGATGAATGGCACGCATCTCACATGCATAATGCCGGTTTGCTGAGCTTCCCGTCGCCATTGGCCGTTGCGTAACTCTCCACGTATCACAAAGGCTAAGCCGTGTCCCAGACTACTTCCAACTCGAGGAATGGCTCCCCTGGCCTGGTTCGCTATGCTTCGGCCTTGCcttttgcaaaaaaaaaaaaaagccggTTTTTAGGCTTTTGGCGTCTGCTGCCCCCGGAGAGCTCGACTGCCACAAACTTTGCAGTGATTAGATTAACGTCTAggttttctctctcctttgccGTGGGCGCCGGCCCCTCCCTCTCATAGCCATTCCTGGGAACTCCTCCGACAGCTAGACCAGCTCCATTGAAGTTTAACAAGCGGGCGTTCCTGGGAATGAGAGCTGAACAAGCGAAAGCGGAGCTGTTTCCTGGCTGCTTGGTGGTGGGCCATGTCCAAGCCATTTATCCGAAAGTAGCCTCGCTCACACTCAACACTCGACAAGacagaacaaaaaaagcatTGCAAATTGTGGCAACTCTAATTGCCGTTCGGTTGGCCAATTGGGCGGCACTGAAACATGCTGATATGTTGGCACTGAACATGGGCTCACAATGGCAAATGTCGCCCTTTATCAATCAGTCCATCAtaccacttttttttcctgatATCCAATTTCCCCTCTACGTCGACAGAAGCCTTTGGTTTACCACCAGCCCTTTTCTAGACTATTGCAGCTCTAGTTTCGCTTTTGCCCAACCAACGGTAGCCTGAGAGGGGCAATACGCTGACAGGCAGCTGAGTATACTTTGTAGTATACTTTGTTTTGAAGCCAAGCCTGTGATACCCAGCGTGTTGTTGCCTACTCCGGACAGCCTTCTCCGATACGAGCGATTGAGAGTAGAGAGTTTGGCAATTCTGCCAAGCCGCTGGCAAAGCCAtcaattttaaaaaaaaaaaatgtaaaGGAAATGTGTCAAGAGCTTCATGAGCCGAGAACTCCGAAGTGACTTGAAAAAGAGACAGCTCATGCTCTTGGCGTAAGTAGAGCCGAGGCTGATACGAAGTACAGCAGCAAAAGTCGCTCTGAACCAAGCCAGGTCTCGCTTGCTTGTACAAGccacaaaagaagaagcgagctTTACAAAGTAAAAGAGTCCCAGTATTAGGTGGGATCCCGTCCCGACGCCGATTTCGCATTCAAACTGGCCCTCCCACATCCCCCCCGGTGGCATTCCGTTCGACGCCAGACAAGCTTCTGTGGCTTCACCAAGGCATCCTATCAGGACGTCCTCCTCTCTCACCTTGTCTTCGGCTCTCCGAGGGAAAAGTGCGAGACAACAAAGAGAGGAGGGAATGCTTCCGGCTCCAGTGCCTGGCGTAGGTCGGCGCCAATGCTACCTAAACGTTATCAAAGGAGGGCACCAATCATGGGGGAGCACGACGAGACGTCCCGTCGGGCGAGATGATGGGTGTGTCCCACTTTTTTGGGGGAATGGGAAAGCTTTCCAGGCCGGCACAGTAAGgcgagtttttttttcttttctctccctttggATGGAGTGGTTGGATTCGAAACGGGGACCGATGGAGTCCGGGCCAGTCATGAACGAACAGGTGTGTGTGCATATACGTCTCTTGTGTGTTTGATATGCGGCGAATGAACAAGGAAAGCACTCGCATCCGAGATATCACGCCGGCCGGCATCGAGTTCCAGCGCCTGGATCGCTCGGATATAGACGAGCAAGAGCAAGTACCGGTCTGTAGCCGGCAGTAGTATTCCAGCAATCCATGTCCCTGCTAGCACGCTTTCACAGTTTACACGTTTATACGTACCCAGCTGGCTGTAAGAGAAGGGAGCTCACTGTCAAGCCAAGTTTTACCCGGCACAGTGACTGACCGTTCCATccgtccatccatctcatcccagCCAGACCCGTGATCTACAACACCAAGTTTGAGAACCGAGCCGCCGGTGACGAATCCCGGCCCATCAAGCCATTCAAAGCCCATGGCGAAGCGACGCACACTCGCGGCTTGGCCTTTATCCAATTGGCAGGCCACGGCTCGTCTCGGCCAACTCGGTGGGCAAGCGAGAGCATGAGATTTTGCTTACCGTGAGAGCTGCAGGCTTTTGCCACTCCCACTCCCACCATTTCCCAGCTTGCAAGCTCTGCTGCGGCGTCAAGATTGAAGTAGTGCTAGAGTTAGAATCGTAAGAGTGCTAGTACCTGGTAGCTGATAGTGCTCGTAGTGCTGTAGGCCAACTGCTACAGCGGACAAGACCTTCTGTAGCTTATTCGCACGTGAGAGACCAATGCTGTGTCACCTGATCTCGCGATCCCTCAGCGCGACCTCCTTCGTGTAACCGCGTTGAGGGGTTCGTGATTtgaagctgagctgagcaTCCCGCATCCCGCATCGCACAGCACGACAAAACACAGACAAtcactgctgcttcttctttgctgctagTATAGTTCGAGTTCAAAGATCCAGCTACAACACCGCTACACCAGCTATACCTCGCTTCTGCAAGCacacaaccacaaccacaaccacagcATCGCCAACATCAACCATGGCCGAGCAAATGTCCACCCCCCCGCATCGTCGCCGCCTACCTCGACAACTTCGTCGGCCGCACCGTCACCATCGTCGGCAAAGTCACGCAGCTGCGCGGCGACCAGGCCACCATTGACGCCGACGGCGTCGTCACCATTCTGCTCAACCGCGTGCGTCTCTTtccacatcatcatcatcaccatcactgACATTCTTTGCAGGACTCTCACCTCGTCAACGGCAATGCCGCCCAGGTCATCGGCAAGGTCAACCCAGACCTCTCCATCAAGGCCCTCAGCACGCGCGACGTCGGCCCCGGAGTCGGTGCGTCTCCTCCGAAAATATCCCCTTGTCAACCACGTCTTGCTAACTCAATCTCCCAGACATGGTCCTCTGCTCCGCCGTCGCCGAACTCACCCACCGCCACAAGGAAATCTTCG
This portion of the Trichoderma atroviride chromosome 6, complete sequence genome encodes:
- a CDS encoding mitochondrial 54S ribosomal protein uL4m (BUSCO:EOG092D3ZUC) gives rise to the protein MAGKGIGCLSEALGALRISAPRLATTTGFSRQFARSMATEAPAKDITRSASNAQSLMQSWNPISTVPVTIHSFPSLEPQSLEQWSVQHLYLPLRRDLLHLAVVYEGDNTRQGTASSKTRWDVHGSHRKMRPQKGTGRARQGTRQSPLLRGGGKSHGPHPRDFGTRLNRKVYDKAWRTALSYRYRRGELIICEDGMELSMPEDFEIVADKYLKDGLREAYLKKYMSGMLNTLGLGRDDGRTLFVTGDRRDRLYEAMEQVPWEGRALDVEDVDVKDLLETGKVVMERSVLREMIEQHQSDLVSRIVINGFAKGGASAG
- a CDS encoding mitochondrial 54S ribosomal protein mL38 (BUSCO:EOG092D4D9K), coding for MQNLLFHITATHTASTMSRCQAVARPLARQLRPQCAIRPFTTGAARASAAAETSSAAAAQPSPLDLDPNSVLPEFESDLIKAGKMPIGSRRRRVAMRTTASLPFEQLPYQAFQEARAILAADRQEKVAKIQEELEKISLLEKKDAALVKGGQAMKDTKLASLRRYVEQLKIQADINDPLVKKRFEDGLGDMDKPIYRHYAERKWRSYDYRLITQRIKQFNIVPDVLPKLDPVADVQLYFRQSKIPPGEIVDSLVSENPPRLRVQVFDKGPRLVSLVVLDSDVPDVEKDAFSKRCHFLAANISLSPSDTSLPLSRIRAADQLAVPWLPPTAQKGSPYHRLSIYLLEQKPDTKLDVAQLKELYASRDGFSLKSFRDKFSLTPVGFNMFRSVWDDNTAGVMARHGVAGADVEFRPTRVHSLKPPVKPRGWEAKRQGPAYRHLWKYTKRIKGLSNARGWTKRR